A window of Pullulanibacillus sp. KACC 23026 genomic DNA:
CTTTTCACATAGTCATTCGGTACCGACCCCCAAAAGTTAGAGTGAAAAAATCTAACTTTCGGGGGTAACCACCGTTTCACATAGTCATTCACCGTGGACCTTTTCCAATCACAGTTTAATTTACATGGGTGGATATAATTATTGGAGGTGTGTGAATTAACCGGTGATTGAGCAAGTGAAAGGTAGGGGGATTACCAAGTCATTTGGATATACCTGTTAAAATAAATGTTGGATTATCGAAGACTTTGTGAAAAAATGGTTCTTAAGGTAAAAACCGGAGTGTAATGGTTAACAAGAAATTTTAGAGTCACCTGTGATCGTTGAAATAAGCGGAGATTTTTCCGTTATCAACCAAAGTAGCGTTCAGTTCGTCATAAATAAGCGGAGTTTTTCCGCTTAAACAAAAAGAAATGACCCATTTTCATGTTTTTCGAGTCAATAGTCGGAATTTCTCCGTCTATTTTAGCTATTTTTGGTGCTGATTTCTAAATAAGCGGAATTTCTCCGCTTATTTAGAAAGTTCACTTTAGCCATTTAATGAAATAGGTAATAGATGCATTTTAAAAAAATAATCAAACCGAATCTCAAAGGATTCGGTTGTTTTGACGCTTACTAGTCTTTTCTTTCTGTGATTTTATTGTGAATAGTAGTGTGATTGAAGGTGATAATTAGAGTTTTGCACCTCACAAGCGAACCCGTTAGAGAATTGCTGTGCGTTTTTCTATTACGTTCAGATCCTTATCAAATTAACAAAGCATGACTAAGAAGACCGTAAAGACAGTGCAGGGAGTAATAGCGGGTAGTTTACTTGTCATTGCGGTAGTTTTTTTTATGGGGAATTTTCGTTCTAAGCTTAAGAGTACGGACCGAATTTCCTAAATCAGTGTCTTCGTTTATTTTAACTATTGGGGGTAACCGTATGTTGAGAACTAAACTAATAGACCTTTTAAACAGTCATTATCCGATTATACAGGCACCAATGGCGGGGGGAATCACAACGTCTCAATTGGTAGCAGAAGTATCTAGTTGCGGTGGTTTAGGGATGATTGGAGCGGGTTATATGACCCCTGATCAAATAAGAGAACAAACGAGTGAAATTAAGCAGTTAACCTCAAGGCAATTTGGTATTAATCTGTTTGTCCCGAATGATCTTCCTGTTTCAGAAAAAAACATCGAATGGGCAAATGAAAAATTGGAATCTATATGTAAGGAATTAAAGGTTCAACACCCTGATCGTATTGAAGTCCCCAACTATAAACATCTGGTTAACCAATTTTATGAACAGATTAAGGTGCTGATCGAAGAAAAGATTCCAATTTGTTCCTTTACATTTGGCCTTCCTTCAGAACCAATTATTAAAGAGTTAAAACAACACTCGATAATTTTGATCGGAACAGCTACCACTGTTTCTGAGGCTATTGAAGTTGAAAATAAAGGAATGGACATAGTGGTTGTTCAAGGAAGTGAGGCTGGCGGGCATCGAGGGGATTTTCTAAAAGACACTCAAGAAAGTTTAATTGGACTTATGTCCTTGATTCCTCAAGTTGTTGACCATGTCAAGATCCCTATTGTTGCTGCTGGTGGGATAATGGATCGAAGAGGACTCATGGCTTCGCTTTGTTTAGGAGCACAAGGCGTTCAGATGGGTACCGCCTTTTTAACATGTATTGAAAGTGGTGCACATCCGCTTCATAAAGAGGCTATTCTCGGGACCACAGAGGATCAGATTGTCTTAACTCGCGCATTCTCAGGCAAGTGGGCAAGGGGGATAAAAAATAGATTTATTTCAGAAATGCAGGAATATGAATCGTCTTTACCTGCTTTTCCAGTTCAAAATTCATTAACTAAGAGTATAAGAAAGGCTGCGGCTTTAGAAGGAAAAAAGGACTTTATGTCGCTTTGGTCCGGTCAGAGCCCAAGACTCGCCAAAAACCAACGTGTATCAACGTTAATGAAATCATTAATTGATGAGCAGTCTAAATCTTTCGAAGACTTAACTTGATTCGTTCATACATGTTACTCGAAATAGATCTTTTAAATCGACCCCTCTTACCAATGAGGCTGACCATTTATAAGATTGTTAACTAGCTTACTGATTCTAAAAAAGCTTGGATCCTTGAATTATAGGGATTCAAGTTTTTATTGTTTTAAGCAAAGGTTCTATGAGAAATAGAAGCGTGCAGATAATGGCTATGGGAATTTTTGAGAACGATCTTGAATAAGATGTTATAAACAACTATATCAATTGTTTATAACAACTGGTTAACAAGTTTTCACCACTATATACCTTAGTTATTCAAAGTTTTTAGGGGTAAATTCATTCAAAAGTAATCTTAATCTAATAACTTACAAGAAGATGATAGGTGGTTTTTAGGATGGATACGCCATTATATGAACAGATATTTAACGATTTGCTGATGCAAATAAAGACAGGAAAGTTATCTCCTAATGACCGCGTGCCCTCCGAAAAGGAACTGGCCGTTCAATTTCAAGTTAGTCGAATTACGTCAAAAAAATCATTAGATAAACTTGCTCAGATAGGTGTTATTGAACGAATACGTGGGAAAGGCTCTTATGTGACCAATCGCTTGCCTGACTTTGCTGAATTAGATCTGCAAGAAGATGCCCAGTCTAAAATGACTGAGCTTGATACAAAAGCGGGCCTCATCGGATTGATTGTTCCGGATTTTCTTTCAGACGGTTATGGTAGAGATCTTTTAAGAAGCATAGAGAAGCAATGTTCTAAGTATCAACTTAATTTGATTATTAAATGTACATATGGTGTTCAAGAGGAAGAAGAATTAGCCATAAAAACTTTAATTCAGCGGGGCGTGAAAGGACTTATTATCTACCCTGTAAACGGAGAACATTATACTGAGGCTCTTCTGAGACTGGTTGTTGACAAATTCCCATTGGTACTAGTTGATCGTTATTTAAAAGGGATTCCGGCTAATGCGGTTTACACCGACCATAGAGAGGCATCCATAAAGATTACGGATTATTTATTAGACCGAGGTCATAGGTATATCGCTTTTATTTCACCTCCTGAAGAGTTCACATCCTCTATCGAAGAACGCCTAACAGGGTTTACGTCTGCCCATCTACAAAGGGGGCTTGCAGTTAACCCGGATTATATGATTACTGAATTGTTTAGTACACTTCCTATTTTTGATTTCAATCACGAATTTATAGAGGATCAGTTAAAATTGGAAGCGTTTATCCACAGAAATCCTCAAGTTTCTGCGTTCATCGCCTGTGAATATGAAATTGCCTTGGTATTGTCTCATGTTCTTAAAAAGCTTGGAAAGCGGGTGCCAGAGGATTATTCCATTGCCTGCTTTGACCATCCCAAAATACCTAATACCGATGTTGTCATCACACATATTAAGCAAAATGAAACGAAGATGGGGATTAAGGCTGTAAATAATATCCTCGATCAACTCAATCAGAAAGATGGCCCTATCCAAACGGTCATTGATTTTTGTTTGATAGAAGGAAGTTCCACTAAAGAGGTATTAAAAGTATGAAGGCTATATAAAAATATTTTGAATAGTTGGTTGGCATATTGATATGTGAAATATAATATCAATAAATTAAAGACGTACCAAGGAGTAGAACCGGTATATCAGGGATCTGCTAATTGGTATTAGTCTAATCCATTGATGAAAACGCTTTCCGTTTAAAATTAGATTTGTAAGCGCTTAATAATGGTGAATTCTATAATATCACAATTTCGATATAAGGAAGGAGTGATGTCCATGTAACCTTATACCTTTTGTTAAATGACACCTGCCTACATATTTTGAAGAGGGGGATGAACATGAAGCGTTTTTTAAAGAAAAGTTTAGTTGGTGCTGTTACATTGACCATGGCTATTTCTTTAAGCGCATGTGGCGGTAATAGCTCAGCGTCATCTGGCACAACCACAAATAAATCAGGCGGGGGAGGTTCAGGCTCCAGCTCGGGTTCTAAGACCATCACGATTGCCTATCAAAATTACGGATCACCACCAAACTATACGCAGGAATGGTTAAACAAGGCTAAAACGGCATTTGAGAAACAACATTCTGGAGTCACAATTAAACTAGAACCTATTTCGGCTTCTGAGAATGATTTTTATACAAAGATTGATTTAATGATGAAGTCAGCAAGTACGGCTCCAGATATTGTTACCGAAGATACGTTCTTAATTAATTCGGATGCGTCAGCTGGTTATTTGGCACCTCTTAATAAGTATGTGAATAGCTGGTCGGATTGGTATGAATTTAGCAATGCTATGAAGAAAGGGAGCACAGGAGCTGACGGAAATGTTTACGGTGTTCCATACAGCACAGACACGCGTGGTCTTTGGTATAACACGGAAATCTTTAAAAAGGTCGGCCTTCCAGTTCCATGGACACCTAAAAACTGGAATGATGTATTAAAAGCTGCAAAAACCATTAAGGCAAAAGATCCAAGTGTTGAAGTGCCCTTTTATGCGCAAGTAGGCAAGGCAACAGGGGAAGCCACTTCTATGCAAACTTTTGAAATGCTCCTCTATGGGACAAATGATACCTTATACGATAACTCAACAAAGAAATGGATTGTTAAAAGCCAAGGTTTCTTAGACTCCCTTAAATTTATTCAGACACTCTCCCAAGATAAATTAAACGCACCTTTATCTGTTTTATTAACCGGTCAAGCTGATCAAACTATGGCCCAACAGTTGGCTCCAAAAGGTCAGGTAGGTATAGCATTGGATGGAAACTGGATTCCAGGTAACTGGCTACCAAATGGTGCCGCTCCATGGCCAGATGCGACAAAAGTGATGAAATTGGCTGCTATGCCAACTCAGAATGGGCAAGATCCCGGATTTACTTCATTAGCTGGCGGTTGGACACTGTCCATTTCTAAGCTATCACAAAACAAAGATTTAGCAGCACAATTTATAGAGTTAGCAGTTAATAAAGAAAACGATGAATGGTTTGATGTGCATGCGGGTAACCTTTCACCTCGTACAGATGTTGGAAAGGATCCATCTTATACCAATACACCAGGTCAAGAATACGGAGCCGCATCTTCTTTCGTTAAATTTGCTCATTTCCGTCCTGCTAATCCTGAATACCCAACTGTTTCTACTCAAATTCAAGCAGTCGTTGAAGCCGTGGCAACAGGTGCTGAAACACCGGAGCAAGCTATGGACCAATATGCCGCAAGTGTTCAACGAATTGTAGGAGCGAGCCATACTGAAACGAAATAAGGTCTGGATTTTAGGGCAGCGCCGTACGTGTACGGCGCCTGCCAACCTTTAAAATAAGGAGGGCGATACGATGGGGTTGGAGATTGCAACAAAACAAGCCAATCAAAAAACGATCCGCTCAAGACGAAATAAGAGGGATGGTCTCCGTGCTATTTTATTTTTGTTCCCTACGTGGGTGTTGCTTCTTGTCTTTTTCTTTTTACCAATTGTCCTGACCTTTTATTATGCGTTTACCAATATGTCTTTGACAGGTGTGGGGTCTGCTCATACACAATTTATCGGATTTGCTAATTTTACAGCTATGTTTAAGGACCCAAGTTTCCGAATCAGTGTCATTAACACCATTATTTTTCTCCTTTTATCTGCAATTGTTGGTCAACAGGTTTTGGGACTCATTATTGCTTTGTTAATGGACGAAAAGAAACGATGGTTCCGCAGTCTCATAGGAATTTTAGTTATAGCCGGATGGGTGACACCAGAGATTGTAGTGGCCTTCATATGGTTCGCCTTTTTAAATACTAGCGGAACCTTGGATGTGACCTTAGGCTGGTTTGGGATTAAACCGATCTCTTGGTTAACAAGTTTTCCAATGGTAAGTGTGATCGTCGCAAATGTCTGGCATGGAACTGCTTTTTCAATGTTAGTTTATCAAGCCGCACTTGGTGACGTCCCAAAAGATATTCAAGAAGCTGCCAAAATTGATGGCGCTAGCGGCTGGCAAAGATTATGGAAAATTACCATCCCGATGATTCGCGGTTCAATCGTGACAAATATGGTCTTAATTACACTCCAGACTCTTGGCCTATTTACGTTAATTTATGCTCTGACAGGAGGCGGCCCTGGCACTTCAACGGAGACCCTTCCGATCTATATGTATCAAGCGGCTTTCTCAAGCTATCAACTCGGATATGGGACAGCAATTTCACTCATTCTGTTACTAATTGGGATTATTTTTAGTGTTGGTTATATCAAGGTTTCCAAAGTTAATTTATAAAGGAGGGGGAACAAATGGGAAACATGCAGCGTAAACAGTTTTTTATTTCGAAGGTCATTCCTTATACCATACTGACGATCATTGGAATTCTATTTATTATCCCTCTTTTATGGATGATATTGGCTTCCTTTGATAGTCATGCTTCATTAAAAGCCGCTCTGCCTCAGCAATGGACATTAGGGAATTTTCGTTCAGTTCTTACCAATCCGTCTAATATTCAATCATTTGTAAATGGTGTCATCTTATCACTTGGCCAGTCGATTCTTGTTGTCATTCTTGCTGGTTTAGCTGCGTACCCGCTTTCAAGATACCAGTTAAAATATAAAAGACCTTTTATGTACACCATACTCTTCTCAACGGGACTTCCAATAACCGCCGTAATGGTTCCAGTCTATGAATTATTTGTTCATTTTCATTTACAAGATTCTATTATTTGGACAATGATCTTTTTAACGGCCTCATCGCTTCCTTATGCGATTTGGATCATGAAAAATTTCATGGATTCTGTTCCGCTAGAGCTAGAAGAAGCAGCTTGGGTAGATGGCGGTTCTATTTTGCAAACCTTATCTCGAATCGTGATGCCATTAATGCTGCCAGGCGTCTTTACAGTAGGTATCTTTACTTTTTCAGGAAGCTGGGGGAACTTTTTTGTTCCGTTTATTTTGATACAGACACCATCCAAATTGCCGGCATCAGTTAGTATTTATCAATTTTTCGGCCAATATGGAATGGTGCAATACGGGCAATTGGCTGCCTTCTCATTTATATATACAATTCCTGCTGTTCTCTTGTATATCTTGTCACAGCGCTTCATGTCTCAAGGATTTAATTTTAGCGGGGGAACCAAAGGATAGACAGTTTAAATTGAGAAGCCAATTATAAAACGGTTTTCTTAAGCTTCGAAATTATTTGTGATATTATTGAGTGAATTGCCAAATTAATTTGATAGGAAAAGAGGATGAAATGATGACAAAAATCGGAATGCGTATTCCTTCAAAAATTGGAGCTTTAGGAATGGATGGATTAGCTGAATGGGCAAGCCAAATCGGTTTGGATGTTATAGATGTCCCCAAATACGATATTGAGGTAAAAACAGTTCTAGAAAAATATGGCTTGGAAGTTGGCTCTATTGATGGAACAGGCGCTGTAGGATCTACCAAACTATTAAGCAAAAACGAAACTGATCGAGCAGAAGCTGTATCGGCTTTAAAAAGTCAGTTGACCGAAGTCTCTGAATTAGGCGGTCAGATTATTTTTATTTGCTTAGTGCCTGAAGATCCGAATCAATCGAGAGCTAGCAGTTTTGATATTTGGAAAGAAACATTCCCGGAGCTTGTTAAGCATGCTGAGAGCTGCAACGTTTATTTTGCACTTGAGGGGTGGCCTGGACCTGCACCGACACATCCGACCATTGGGTGTACACCTGAAATGTGGCGGGCAATGCTGGAAGCGATTCCCTCTAAGCATTTTGGTATCAACTATGACCCTTCACATTTAGTTCGATTACGCGTTGATTACTTAAGAGCTTTGGAGGAATTCGGTGAGCGCATAACATATTGTCATGGAAAGGACACCGAGATTTTGCCAGAGGAATTATATGAAAGCGGGACACTTCCAGCTACATTTGGGACGAAGTACGCATTTTCAGAGGGAGGATGGCGTTATACTATTCCAGGTCAAGGGACAGTCGATTGGGGAAAGGTAGCCGTACGTCTTGAGAAATTTGGTT
This region includes:
- a CDS encoding GntR family transcriptional regulator; the encoded protein is MDTPLYEQIFNDLLMQIKTGKLSPNDRVPSEKELAVQFQVSRITSKKSLDKLAQIGVIERIRGKGSYVTNRLPDFAELDLQEDAQSKMTELDTKAGLIGLIVPDFLSDGYGRDLLRSIEKQCSKYQLNLIIKCTYGVQEEEELAIKTLIQRGVKGLIIYPVNGEHYTEALLRLVVDKFPLVLVDRYLKGIPANAVYTDHREASIKITDYLLDRGHRYIAFISPPEEFTSSIEERLTGFTSAHLQRGLAVNPDYMITELFSTLPIFDFNHEFIEDQLKLEAFIHRNPQVSAFIACEYEIALVLSHVLKKLGKRVPEDYSIACFDHPKIPNTDVVITHIKQNETKMGIKAVNNILDQLNQKDGPIQTVIDFCLIEGSSTKEVLKV
- a CDS encoding carbohydrate ABC transporter permease; protein product: MGNMQRKQFFISKVIPYTILTIIGILFIIPLLWMILASFDSHASLKAALPQQWTLGNFRSVLTNPSNIQSFVNGVILSLGQSILVVILAGLAAYPLSRYQLKYKRPFMYTILFSTGLPITAVMVPVYELFVHFHLQDSIIWTMIFLTASSLPYAIWIMKNFMDSVPLELEEAAWVDGGSILQTLSRIVMPLMLPGVFTVGIFTFSGSWGNFFVPFILIQTPSKLPASVSIYQFFGQYGMVQYGQLAAFSFIYTIPAVLLYILSQRFMSQGFNFSGGTKG
- a CDS encoding nitronate monooxygenase, which translates into the protein MLRTKLIDLLNSHYPIIQAPMAGGITTSQLVAEVSSCGGLGMIGAGYMTPDQIREQTSEIKQLTSRQFGINLFVPNDLPVSEKNIEWANEKLESICKELKVQHPDRIEVPNYKHLVNQFYEQIKVLIEEKIPICSFTFGLPSEPIIKELKQHSIILIGTATTVSEAIEVENKGMDIVVVQGSEAGGHRGDFLKDTQESLIGLMSLIPQVVDHVKIPIVAAGGIMDRRGLMASLCLGAQGVQMGTAFLTCIESGAHPLHKEAILGTTEDQIVLTRAFSGKWARGIKNRFISEMQEYESSLPAFPVQNSLTKSIRKAAALEGKKDFMSLWSGQSPRLAKNQRVSTLMKSLIDEQSKSFEDLT
- a CDS encoding extracellular solute-binding protein, with protein sequence MKRFLKKSLVGAVTLTMAISLSACGGNSSASSGTTTNKSGGGGSGSSSGSKTITIAYQNYGSPPNYTQEWLNKAKTAFEKQHSGVTIKLEPISASENDFYTKIDLMMKSASTAPDIVTEDTFLINSDASAGYLAPLNKYVNSWSDWYEFSNAMKKGSTGADGNVYGVPYSTDTRGLWYNTEIFKKVGLPVPWTPKNWNDVLKAAKTIKAKDPSVEVPFYAQVGKATGEATSMQTFEMLLYGTNDTLYDNSTKKWIVKSQGFLDSLKFIQTLSQDKLNAPLSVLLTGQADQTMAQQLAPKGQVGIALDGNWIPGNWLPNGAAPWPDATKVMKLAAMPTQNGQDPGFTSLAGGWTLSISKLSQNKDLAAQFIELAVNKENDEWFDVHAGNLSPRTDVGKDPSYTNTPGQEYGAASSFVKFAHFRPANPEYPTVSTQIQAVVEAVATGAETPEQAMDQYAASVQRIVGASHTETK
- a CDS encoding sugar phosphate isomerase/epimerase, whose translation is MTKIGMRIPSKIGALGMDGLAEWASQIGLDVIDVPKYDIEVKTVLEKYGLEVGSIDGTGAVGSTKLLSKNETDRAEAVSALKSQLTEVSELGGQIIFICLVPEDPNQSRASSFDIWKETFPELVKHAESCNVYFALEGWPGPAPTHPTIGCTPEMWRAMLEAIPSKHFGINYDPSHLVRLRVDYLRALEEFGERITYCHGKDTEILPEELYESGTLPATFGTKYAFSEGGWRYTIPGQGTVDWGKVAVRLEKFGYTGNVGIELEDHRFWGSLEAEQNGIIKAKEHLQLYFK
- a CDS encoding sugar ABC transporter permease, producing MGLEIATKQANQKTIRSRRNKRDGLRAILFLFPTWVLLLVFFFLPIVLTFYYAFTNMSLTGVGSAHTQFIGFANFTAMFKDPSFRISVINTIIFLLLSAIVGQQVLGLIIALLMDEKKRWFRSLIGILVIAGWVTPEIVVAFIWFAFLNTSGTLDVTLGWFGIKPISWLTSFPMVSVIVANVWHGTAFSMLVYQAALGDVPKDIQEAAKIDGASGWQRLWKITIPMIRGSIVTNMVLITLQTLGLFTLIYALTGGGPGTSTETLPIYMYQAAFSSYQLGYGTAISLILLLIGIIFSVGYIKVSKVNL